Proteins encoded together in one Cicer arietinum cultivar CDC Frontier isolate Library 1 chromosome 4, Cicar.CDCFrontier_v2.0, whole genome shotgun sequence window:
- the LOC101491762 gene encoding uncharacterized protein isoform X1: MEKVAEGIEETEQLRSATFQCLKSHTLNLLELLQNPQTQNQKHSSATVIAELLRFLQNSSSSTLQPFFDYTLFPLVMLLDAAIQCRSTQKVDSQEKYAVSDIPKTPFKVSDNIAEGVVNCLEELLKKCRLNSVNQLVVILKKLTYGALLSPSEASEELREGILLCFRALLLNLNSCSDASCSCKEIPGLPAVSDNVYKHRLHKNFNYGSESEECLLAYLRSQNASASVGHWISLLLKAADTEAARGQRGSARIRIEAFETLRVLVAKVGSADALAFFLPGIVSNLAKVLYGAKTMISGAAGSMEAIDLAIRGLAEFLMIVLKDDANASVLDMEVSGGFDSNKCKSTLSLLDELRHLQVKDFVKTKVVEDRCVESEKISCSQTQLQEMGSTDPDRETLPLHVTRTKDWIQKTSAHVNKLLSATIPHICIHSSQKVRKGLVDAIKGLLLECFYTLGDCRLMLLECLCALAVDESDDVSSTAQDFLECLFSPNWKSRIEHDAAEIFIRHLEKLPKVVLSNEEPLAVLHAQRLLTIIFYSGPRLLVDHLQSPLGVATFLDVFAACLSHNSVFSGSLGKITLASQSSTVGYLPSIAELRSGSNFFSRGLPLLNSGLSENPKCTLIDKKDVQEPLKTAQKKYELPRMPPWFSYVGSLKLYQPLARILRLVGLSILADHSSEGLLSHLTETLLGYFRKLVTELRLKEYNEESWQSWYNRTGSGQLLRQASTAACMLNEMIFGLSDQSINDFASIFNRSCISKGVLVQSYKLDCAVHESFWKLPQDTGVKSYLVDCLGGILHEYLSAEVWSVPVDRRVADLQLNVSVEDISLYFFQDVAMLHEVIIDGVGIFSLCLGTDFISSGFLHSSLYFLLENLSSLNYQVRNAADSVLHILSTTSGYEMVGQLVLENADYVVDSICRQLRHLDVNHHVPNVLASILSYIGVAHKILPLLEEPMRCVSIELEILGRHQHPDLTIPFLKAVAEIVKASKREACLLPPQAESFSIDARSTISNAKDTTQDQWEVISFKLNDSRRYRRTVGSIAGSCITAAIPLLASFKQEICLASLDIIESGLLALAKVEAAYKDEREIKEAIEEALESLSYYHLKDTLDATEEGADENRLLPAMNKIWPFLVTCIQNRNPVAVRRCLNVISNVVQICGGDFFTRRFHTDGTYFWKLLTTSPFRKKSNFKDEKTPLQLPYRNSSINSEDSLAETSYLKVQIAVLNMVADLCSNKRSASALELVLKKLCGLVVGIACSNVVGLRDASVNALHGLASIDPDLVWLLLADIYYSVKKTDALPPPPRPDLPEISEILPLPSSPKEYLYVQYGGQSYGFDMDLVSVEFAFTKIDSQYQMYS; encoded by the exons ATGGAGAAAGTAGCTGAAGGAATAGAAGAAACTGAACAACTCAGAAGTGCTACCTTCCAATGTTTAAAATCGCACACTTTGAACCTTCTAGAACTTTTGCAAAACCCTCAGACTCAGAATCAGAAGCATTCTTCTGCTACTGTAATCGCTGAACTTCTTCGTTTTCTTCAGAATTCTTCGTCTTCTACTTTACAACCTTTCTTCGA CTATACTTTGTTTCCATTAGTTATGCTTCTCGATGCAGCAATTCAGTGCAGATCTACGCAGAAAGTTGATTCTCAGGAAAAGTATGCCGTGTCTGATATTCCAAAAACGCCATTTAAAGTGAGTGATAACATTGCTGAAGGTGTAGTTAATTGTTTGGAGGAACTTCTGAAGAAGTGTCGTTTGAATTCTGTGAATCAG TTGGTTGTGATTTTGAAGAAGTTAACATATGGGGCACTGCTGTCACCGTCCGAGGCTTCAGAGGAGTTACGTGaaggaattttgttgtgtttcaGGGCGCTgcttttgaatttaaattcctGTTCTGACGCGTCATGTTCATGTAAAGAAATTCCTGGTTTACCTGCAGTTTCGGATAATGTTTATAAACATAGACTTCATAAAAATTTCAACTATGGTTCAGAATCAGAAGAATGTTTACTTGCATATCTCCGATCCCAAAATGCATCAGCTTCTGTAGGACACTGGATATCACTTCTTCTCAAA GCTGCAGATACAGAGGCGGCAAGGGGACAACGGGGTTCTGCAAGAATTAGAATTGAAGCCTTCGAAACTTTGAGGGTGCTGGTTGCTAAG GTTGGTTCTGCAGATGCATTAGCCTTCTTTTTACCTGGTATTGTTAGTAACTTAGCTAAAGTTTTGTATGGTGCAAAAACAATGATAAGTGGGGCTGCCGGAAGCATGGAGGCAATTGACCTAGCAATTAGAGGTTTGGCAGAGTTCCTTATGATAGTCCTCAAGGATGATGCTAATGCATCCGTCTTGGATATGGAAGTATCTGGAGGCTTTGATTCAAACAAGTGTAAATCTACTCTTTCTCTTTTGGATGAGCTTCGTCACTTGCAAGTTAAAGATTTTGTTAAAACAAAAGTTGTTGAAGACAGATGTGTTGAGTCAGAAAAAATATCTTGTTCCCAAACTCAACTCCAAGAAATGGGAAGCACCGATCCTGACAGGGAAACCTTGCCTTTGCATGTGACCCGAACAAAAGATTGGATCCAGAAGACATCAGCACATGTAAATAAGTTGTTGAGTGCAACTATTCCACAT ATCTGTATTCACTCTTCACAAAAGGTGAGAAAGGGACTTGTTGATGCCATAAAAGGACTCTTATTGGAGTGCTTCTACACACTGGGGGACTGTAGACTGATGCTTCTG GAATGCTTATGTGCTTTGGCCGTTGATGAATCTGATGATGTGTCGTCAACTGCACAAGATTTTCTTGAGTGCTTGTTCTCTCCGAATTGGAAATCTCGTATAGAACATGATGCTGCTGAGATATTTATCAG GCACCTTGAAAAGCTTCCCAAAGTGGTGCTTAGCAACGAGGAGCCACTTGCTGTGTTACATGCTCAACGATTACTGACGATAATATTTTATTCTGGTCCTCGTCTATTGGTGGATCATCTTCAGTCACCT TTAGGAGTTGCTACGTTCCTGGATGTGTTTGCTGCATGCCTAAGCCATAATTCAGTGTTCTCTGGTTCACTCGGCAAAATCACATTAGCAAGTCAATCATCAACCGTCGGATACCTTCCCTCCATTGCTGAGTTGAGATCTGGATCTAATTTCTTCAGTCGTGGCCTTCCTCTTTTAAATTCTGGTTTAAGTGAAAACCCTAAGTGCACCCTAATTGACAAAAAAGATGTACAAGAACCTCTCAAAACTGCACAAAAGAAATATGAGCTTCCTCGTATGCCCCCTTGGTTCAGTTATGTTGGTAGTCTTAAGCTATACCAGCCTCTTGCAAGGATTCTCCGACTTGTTGGTTTATCTATATTAGCAG ATCACAGTAGTGAAGGGCTTCTATCACATTTGACAGAGACCCTACTTGGTTATTTCCGCAAATTGGTTACTGAGCTGCGTTTAAAAGAATACAACGAAGAAAGCTGGCAGTCATGGTACAACAGGACTGGTTCTGGACAGTTACTGCGGCAAGCAAGCACAGCTGCATGCATGCTAAATGAGATGATATTTGGTCTATCAGATCAATCAATTAATGATTTCGCTAGCATATTTAATAGGTCTTGTATAAGCAAAGGAGTTCTGGTTCAGTCTTACAAACTTGATTGTGCAGTTCATGAATCTTTCTGGAAGTTGCCACAGGATACTGGTGTAAAGAGTTATTTAGTTGATTGCCTTGGTGGGATCTTACACGAGTATTTATCTGCTGAGGTGTGGAGTGTTCCTGTTGATCGCAGAGTTGCTGACTTGCAGCTTAATGTTTCAGTGGAAGATATTAGTCTATACTTTTTCCAAGACGTTGCAATGCTACACG AGGTTATCATTGATGGAGTAGGAATCTTTAGTCTGTGCCTTGGAACAGATTTTATTTCAAGTGGATTTCTTCAttcttctctttattttttgttggaGAATCTCAGTTCTTTAAATTACCAAGTTAGAAATGCTGCAGATTCTGTGTTGCATATACTTTCCACCACATCAGGCTATGAAATG GTTGGTCAGTTAGTTTTGGAAAATGCAGACTATGTGGTTGATTCAATATGTCGACAATTGCGCCATTTGGACGTCAATCATCATGTGCCAAATGTGCTAGCATCTATTCTTTCGTACATTGGAGTGGCTCACAAGATATTGCCCCTACTGGAGGAACCG ATGCGCTGTGTGTCAATTGAACTCGAAATATTGGGCAGACATCAACATCCTGATTTAACTATACCATTCTTAAAG GCAGTAGCAGAAATTGTGAAGGCATCAAAACGTGAAGCTTGTCTGTTGCCCCCACAGGCAGAGTCATTTTCCATAGACGCCAGGTCTACAATCTCCAATGCAAAAGACACGACACAAG ATCAGTGGGAGGTCATTTCATTCAAGTTAAATGATTCTAGAAGATATAGACGAACAGTTGGTTCTATTGCTGGTTCATGTATTACTGCTGCAATCCCTCTTCTAGCCTCATTCAAGCAAGAGATATGCTTGGCCTCCCTGGATATAATTGAG TCTGGCCTGTTGGCATTGGCAAAAGTAGAAGCAGCTTATAAAGATGAAAGAGAAATTAAAGAAGCCATAGAAGAGGCGCTGGAGTCACTATCATATTATCACTTGAAGGATACTTTGGATGCTACTGAAGAAGGGGCTGACGAAAACAGGCTGCTTCCAGCAATGAATAAAATATGGCCATTCCTGGTTACATGTATTCAGAACAGGAATCCAGTG GCTGTCCGGAGATGTTTGAATGTGATCAGCAATGTAGTGCAAATATGCGGTGGAGATTTCTTCACACGCCGCTTCCATACCGATGGGACATACTTCTGGAAACTTCTGACAACATCCCCATTTCGGAAAAAGTCCAATTTCAAAGATGAGAAGACCCCTTTACAACTCCCTTACAGAAACAGTTCTATAAATTCAGAAGATTCATTGGCGGAGACTTCTTATCTAAAAGTTCAAATTGCAGTCCTTAACATGGTTGCGGATTTATGCAGTAATAAGAGGAGTGCCTCAGCATTAGAACTTGTTTTGAAGAAGTTATGTGGCCTGGTAGTAGGGATAGCTTGTAGCAATGTTGTTGGACTTCGCGATGCTTCGGTAAATGCTCTTCATGGACTTGCTTCCATTGATCCTGATCTTGTGTGGCTTCTCTTAGCTGATATCTACTACTCTGTAAAAAAGACAGATGCTTTGCCTCCTCCACCTAGACCAGATTTACCAGAGATATCTGAAATCCTTCCTCTTCCCTCATCTCCCAAAGAATATCTATATGTGCAGTATGGAGGTCAGAGTTATGGTTTCGACATGGATCTAGTCTCTGTGGAGTTTGCTTTCACGAAGATTGATTCTCAATATCAAATGTATAGCTGA
- the LOC101491762 gene encoding uncharacterized protein isoform X2, whose amino-acid sequence MEKVAEGIEETEQLRSATFQCLKSHTLNLLELLQNPQTQNQKHSSATVIAELLRFLQNSSSSTLQPFFDYTLFPLVMLLDAAIQCRSTQKVDSQEKYAVSDIPKTPFKVSDNIAEGVVNCLEELLKKCRLNSVNQLVVILKKLTYGALLSPSEASEELREGILLCFRALLLNLNSCSDASCSCKEIPGLPAVSDNVYKHRLHKNFNYGSESEECLLAYLRSQNASASVGHWISLLLKAADTEAARGQRGSARIRIEAFETLRVLVAKVGSADALAFFLPGIVSNLAKVLYGAKTMISGAAGSMEAIDLAIRGLAEFLMIVLKDDANASVLDMEVSGGFDSNKCKSTLSLLDELRHLQVKDFVKTKVVEDRCVESEKISCSQTQLQEMGSTDPDRETLPLHVTRTKDWIQKTSAHVNKLLSATIPHICIHSSQKVRKGLVDAIKGLLLECFYTLGDCRLMLLECLCALAVDESDDVSSTAQDFLECLFSPNWKSRIEHDAAEIFIRHLEKLPKVVLSNEEPLAVLHAQRLLTIIFYSGPRLLVDHLQSPLGVATFLDVFAACLSHNSVFSGSLGKITLASQSSTVGYLPSIAELRSGSNFFSRGLPLLNSGLSENPKCTLIDKKDVQEPLKTAQKKYELPRMPPWFSYVGSLKLYQPLARILRLVGLSILADHSSEGLLSHLTETLLGYFRKLVTELRLKEYNEESWQSWYNRTGSGQLLRQASTAACMLNEMIFGLSDQSINDFASIFNRSCISKGVLVQSYKLDCAVHESFWKLPQDTGVKSYLVDCLGGILHEYLSAEVWSVPVDRRVADLQLNVSVEDISLYFFQDVAMLHEVIIDGVGIFSLCLGTDFISSGFLHSSLYFLLENLSSLNYQVRNAADSVLHILSTTSGYEMVGQLVLENADYVVDSICRQLRHLDVNHHVPNVLASILSYIGVAHKILPLLEEPAVAEIVKASKREACLLPPQAESFSIDARSTISNAKDTTQDQWEVISFKLNDSRRYRRTVGSIAGSCITAAIPLLASFKQEICLASLDIIESGLLALAKVEAAYKDEREIKEAIEEALESLSYYHLKDTLDATEEGADENRLLPAMNKIWPFLVTCIQNRNPVAVRRCLNVISNVVQICGGDFFTRRFHTDGTYFWKLLTTSPFRKKSNFKDEKTPLQLPYRNSSINSEDSLAETSYLKVQIAVLNMVADLCSNKRSASALELVLKKLCGLVVGIACSNVVGLRDASVNALHGLASIDPDLVWLLLADIYYSVKKTDALPPPPRPDLPEISEILPLPSSPKEYLYVQYGGQSYGFDMDLVSVEFAFTKIDSQYQMYS is encoded by the exons ATGGAGAAAGTAGCTGAAGGAATAGAAGAAACTGAACAACTCAGAAGTGCTACCTTCCAATGTTTAAAATCGCACACTTTGAACCTTCTAGAACTTTTGCAAAACCCTCAGACTCAGAATCAGAAGCATTCTTCTGCTACTGTAATCGCTGAACTTCTTCGTTTTCTTCAGAATTCTTCGTCTTCTACTTTACAACCTTTCTTCGA CTATACTTTGTTTCCATTAGTTATGCTTCTCGATGCAGCAATTCAGTGCAGATCTACGCAGAAAGTTGATTCTCAGGAAAAGTATGCCGTGTCTGATATTCCAAAAACGCCATTTAAAGTGAGTGATAACATTGCTGAAGGTGTAGTTAATTGTTTGGAGGAACTTCTGAAGAAGTGTCGTTTGAATTCTGTGAATCAG TTGGTTGTGATTTTGAAGAAGTTAACATATGGGGCACTGCTGTCACCGTCCGAGGCTTCAGAGGAGTTACGTGaaggaattttgttgtgtttcaGGGCGCTgcttttgaatttaaattcctGTTCTGACGCGTCATGTTCATGTAAAGAAATTCCTGGTTTACCTGCAGTTTCGGATAATGTTTATAAACATAGACTTCATAAAAATTTCAACTATGGTTCAGAATCAGAAGAATGTTTACTTGCATATCTCCGATCCCAAAATGCATCAGCTTCTGTAGGACACTGGATATCACTTCTTCTCAAA GCTGCAGATACAGAGGCGGCAAGGGGACAACGGGGTTCTGCAAGAATTAGAATTGAAGCCTTCGAAACTTTGAGGGTGCTGGTTGCTAAG GTTGGTTCTGCAGATGCATTAGCCTTCTTTTTACCTGGTATTGTTAGTAACTTAGCTAAAGTTTTGTATGGTGCAAAAACAATGATAAGTGGGGCTGCCGGAAGCATGGAGGCAATTGACCTAGCAATTAGAGGTTTGGCAGAGTTCCTTATGATAGTCCTCAAGGATGATGCTAATGCATCCGTCTTGGATATGGAAGTATCTGGAGGCTTTGATTCAAACAAGTGTAAATCTACTCTTTCTCTTTTGGATGAGCTTCGTCACTTGCAAGTTAAAGATTTTGTTAAAACAAAAGTTGTTGAAGACAGATGTGTTGAGTCAGAAAAAATATCTTGTTCCCAAACTCAACTCCAAGAAATGGGAAGCACCGATCCTGACAGGGAAACCTTGCCTTTGCATGTGACCCGAACAAAAGATTGGATCCAGAAGACATCAGCACATGTAAATAAGTTGTTGAGTGCAACTATTCCACAT ATCTGTATTCACTCTTCACAAAAGGTGAGAAAGGGACTTGTTGATGCCATAAAAGGACTCTTATTGGAGTGCTTCTACACACTGGGGGACTGTAGACTGATGCTTCTG GAATGCTTATGTGCTTTGGCCGTTGATGAATCTGATGATGTGTCGTCAACTGCACAAGATTTTCTTGAGTGCTTGTTCTCTCCGAATTGGAAATCTCGTATAGAACATGATGCTGCTGAGATATTTATCAG GCACCTTGAAAAGCTTCCCAAAGTGGTGCTTAGCAACGAGGAGCCACTTGCTGTGTTACATGCTCAACGATTACTGACGATAATATTTTATTCTGGTCCTCGTCTATTGGTGGATCATCTTCAGTCACCT TTAGGAGTTGCTACGTTCCTGGATGTGTTTGCTGCATGCCTAAGCCATAATTCAGTGTTCTCTGGTTCACTCGGCAAAATCACATTAGCAAGTCAATCATCAACCGTCGGATACCTTCCCTCCATTGCTGAGTTGAGATCTGGATCTAATTTCTTCAGTCGTGGCCTTCCTCTTTTAAATTCTGGTTTAAGTGAAAACCCTAAGTGCACCCTAATTGACAAAAAAGATGTACAAGAACCTCTCAAAACTGCACAAAAGAAATATGAGCTTCCTCGTATGCCCCCTTGGTTCAGTTATGTTGGTAGTCTTAAGCTATACCAGCCTCTTGCAAGGATTCTCCGACTTGTTGGTTTATCTATATTAGCAG ATCACAGTAGTGAAGGGCTTCTATCACATTTGACAGAGACCCTACTTGGTTATTTCCGCAAATTGGTTACTGAGCTGCGTTTAAAAGAATACAACGAAGAAAGCTGGCAGTCATGGTACAACAGGACTGGTTCTGGACAGTTACTGCGGCAAGCAAGCACAGCTGCATGCATGCTAAATGAGATGATATTTGGTCTATCAGATCAATCAATTAATGATTTCGCTAGCATATTTAATAGGTCTTGTATAAGCAAAGGAGTTCTGGTTCAGTCTTACAAACTTGATTGTGCAGTTCATGAATCTTTCTGGAAGTTGCCACAGGATACTGGTGTAAAGAGTTATTTAGTTGATTGCCTTGGTGGGATCTTACACGAGTATTTATCTGCTGAGGTGTGGAGTGTTCCTGTTGATCGCAGAGTTGCTGACTTGCAGCTTAATGTTTCAGTGGAAGATATTAGTCTATACTTTTTCCAAGACGTTGCAATGCTACACG AGGTTATCATTGATGGAGTAGGAATCTTTAGTCTGTGCCTTGGAACAGATTTTATTTCAAGTGGATTTCTTCAttcttctctttattttttgttggaGAATCTCAGTTCTTTAAATTACCAAGTTAGAAATGCTGCAGATTCTGTGTTGCATATACTTTCCACCACATCAGGCTATGAAATG GTTGGTCAGTTAGTTTTGGAAAATGCAGACTATGTGGTTGATTCAATATGTCGACAATTGCGCCATTTGGACGTCAATCATCATGTGCCAAATGTGCTAGCATCTATTCTTTCGTACATTGGAGTGGCTCACAAGATATTGCCCCTACTGGAGGAACCG GCAGTAGCAGAAATTGTGAAGGCATCAAAACGTGAAGCTTGTCTGTTGCCCCCACAGGCAGAGTCATTTTCCATAGACGCCAGGTCTACAATCTCCAATGCAAAAGACACGACACAAG ATCAGTGGGAGGTCATTTCATTCAAGTTAAATGATTCTAGAAGATATAGACGAACAGTTGGTTCTATTGCTGGTTCATGTATTACTGCTGCAATCCCTCTTCTAGCCTCATTCAAGCAAGAGATATGCTTGGCCTCCCTGGATATAATTGAG TCTGGCCTGTTGGCATTGGCAAAAGTAGAAGCAGCTTATAAAGATGAAAGAGAAATTAAAGAAGCCATAGAAGAGGCGCTGGAGTCACTATCATATTATCACTTGAAGGATACTTTGGATGCTACTGAAGAAGGGGCTGACGAAAACAGGCTGCTTCCAGCAATGAATAAAATATGGCCATTCCTGGTTACATGTATTCAGAACAGGAATCCAGTG GCTGTCCGGAGATGTTTGAATGTGATCAGCAATGTAGTGCAAATATGCGGTGGAGATTTCTTCACACGCCGCTTCCATACCGATGGGACATACTTCTGGAAACTTCTGACAACATCCCCATTTCGGAAAAAGTCCAATTTCAAAGATGAGAAGACCCCTTTACAACTCCCTTACAGAAACAGTTCTATAAATTCAGAAGATTCATTGGCGGAGACTTCTTATCTAAAAGTTCAAATTGCAGTCCTTAACATGGTTGCGGATTTATGCAGTAATAAGAGGAGTGCCTCAGCATTAGAACTTGTTTTGAAGAAGTTATGTGGCCTGGTAGTAGGGATAGCTTGTAGCAATGTTGTTGGACTTCGCGATGCTTCGGTAAATGCTCTTCATGGACTTGCTTCCATTGATCCTGATCTTGTGTGGCTTCTCTTAGCTGATATCTACTACTCTGTAAAAAAGACAGATGCTTTGCCTCCTCCACCTAGACCAGATTTACCAGAGATATCTGAAATCCTTCCTCTTCCCTCATCTCCCAAAGAATATCTATATGTGCAGTATGGAGGTCAGAGTTATGGTTTCGACATGGATCTAGTCTCTGTGGAGTTTGCTTTCACGAAGATTGATTCTCAATATCAAATGTATAGCTGA